In Vulpes lagopus strain Blue_001 chromosome 1, ASM1834538v1, whole genome shotgun sequence, a genomic segment contains:
- the TUBB8B gene encoding LOW QUALITY PROTEIN: tubulin beta 8B (The sequence of the model RefSeq protein was modified relative to this genomic sequence to represent the inferred CDS: inserted 4 bases in 2 codons; substituted 4 bases at 4 genomic stop codons): MYYNEATGGKYVPCPMLVDLEPGTMDSVRSGPLGQIFRPENFVFGQSGAGNHWAKGHYTEGAELVDSILDVVQKEAESCDCLXGFQLTHSLGRGTGSGMGTLLISKIXEEYLDRIMNTFSVVPSPKVSDTVVEPYNVTLSNHQLVENTDEIYCIDNEALYDICFRTLXPTPTYGDLNHLFSATMSGVTTCFHFPGQLNADLRMLAVNMVPFPHLHFFMPGFAPLTSRGSQQYQALTVPELTQQVFDAKNMMAACDPRHGHYLTVAAVFHGRMSMKXVDEQMLNVQNKNSSYFVEWIPYNVKTAVXPCGLKMAVTFTGNSTAIQELFKRISEQFTAMFRRKAFLHWYAGXGMDEMEFTEAESIMNDLVSEYQQYQDATTEEEEDFGEEAEEEA; the protein is encoded by the exons ATGTACTACAATGAAGCTACAGGTGGCAAATACGTACCTTGCCCCATGTTGGTGGATCTAGAACCCGGGACCATGGACTCTGTTCGCTCAGGTCCCTTAGGGCAGATATTCAGACCAGAAAACTTTGTTTTTGGGCAGTCTGGGGCTGGCAACCACTGGGCCAAGGGCCATTACACAGAGGGGGCTGAGCTagtggactcaatcctggatgtGGTGCAAAAGGAAGCTGAGAGCTGTGACTGCCTGTAGGGCTTCCAGCTGACCCACTCACTGGGCAGGGGCACGGGCTCTGGCATGGGCACGCTGCTCATCAGCAAGATCTGAGAAGAGTACCTTGACCGCATCATGAACACCTTCAGTGTGGTGCCCTCCCCCAAAGTGTCTGACACAGTGGTTGAGCCCTACAATGTCACCCTCTCCAACCATCAGTTGGTAGAGAACACAGATGAGATCTATTGCATTGACAATGAGGCCCTGTATGACATCTGCTTCCGCACCCT ACCCACACCAACCTATGGGGACCTCAACCACCTTTTCTCAGCCACCATGAGTGGTGTCACCACCTGCTTCCACTTCCCGGGTCAGCTCAATGCTGACCTCCGCATGCTGGCAGTCAACATGGTGCCCTTCCCACATCTCCACTTCTTCATGCCTGGCTTTGCACCTCTGACCAGCCGTGGAAGCCAGCAGTATCAGGCCCTCACTGTGCCTGAACTCACCCAGCAGGTCTTTGATGCCAAGAACATGATGGCTGCCTGTGACCCCCGCCATGGCCATTACCTCACTGTGGCTGCTGTCTTCCATGGGCGGATGTCCATGAAGTAGGTAGATGAGCAGATGCTCAACGTGCAAAACAAGAATAGTAGTTACTTCGTGGAATGGATCCCCTACAATGTCAAGACCGCTGT GCCCTGTGGCCTCAAGATGGCAGTCACCTTCACTGGAAATAGCACGGCCATACAGGAGCTTTTCAAGCGCATCTCAGAGCAGTTCACAGCCATGTTCCGGCGCAAGGCCTTCCTCCACTGGTACGCAGGTTAAGGCATGGACGAGATGGAGTTCACCGAAGCTGAGAGCATCATGAACGACCTTGTCTCTGAGTATCAGCAGTACCAGGATGCCACcacagaagaagaggaggattTCGGTGAGGAGGCCGAAGAGGAGGCTTAA